Below is a window of Pseudarthrobacter equi DNA.
GGAAGGTGTCCATCGCCGTGTCCGCCGTTTCATGCCCGTCCATGCCAGCCCTCCCATTGGCCCAGCCGTGGGTATCTGCTGGCGGTCGCTGCTTGCCGCCGAGAAGTACAGGATAAGCACCCGGATCGGCCGGCGGGAAGGGTTCGCCCGGCCAGGGCGAATCGGGCGAGGAAAGCGGTCAGCGGCCAATTAGGCAAGACAATTGGGTCTTTTTGATTGGCCCACCCGGGTCTACGGTGGTCAAACGGAGCTGCCCGCCCGGGGTTGCCGGCCAAGGAGGACTTTCCATGACAACGCACGTCGCAGACTGCAGCGCAACGAACTGTTCCTTTAACGACCACACGAACTGCAACGCCGCCGCCATCACCGTGGGCGGCGACGAAAACCACGCCCACTGCGCCACGTTCATCGAGGTGGGCGTCCACGGCGGCCTGCCCAAGGTGCTCGCCGACGTCGGAGCCTGCCAGCGCAGCGAATGCGTCCACAACGACCACCTGATGTGCAAGG
It encodes the following:
- a CDS encoding DUF1540 domain-containing protein, giving the protein MTTHVADCSATNCSFNDHTNCNAAAITVGGDENHAHCATFIEVGVHGGLPKVLADVGACQRSECVHNDHLMCKAPEVHVGPGRDNADCLTYAHA